TCCTATGATACTAATACAGGAAAAGTACAAGTAAGTACGAAAGGATACGGTCATGGTGTTGGGATGAGTCAATATGGAGCTGAGGCAATGGCAAGTGAAGGTAAAACTGCTAACGAAATTTTACACTATTATTATCAGGATATTGAGATAAAAAAGATAGATGCATGTTTAAAATAACTTCTAGTTGTTCACACTGCAACTAGAGGTGATGAAAATGAGAGAGGATAAAAATAGTAAAACTTCTCAAAAACAAAATGAAAAAGGTCAATTACAGAAGAAACCTTGGTTTTGGCCAGCAGTTTATGCTGGTGGTGCACTTATGCTAGCAGGTATGTTATTTGGTTACAATAGTCTCGTATCAAAGGTAGAAGAGGCTCCATTACCAGATTTGGCAGAAGTAGATCCAGGCCCTGTAGTTGAAACAAATGCTCGTGCAGAAACAATGAAGTACCCATTCAAAGAAGCAAATCTTAGTAAAGTACAAGTTTTACAAGAATTTTATGAAGTAGAGGCAAATGCAGAGGCACGTGAAAATGCACTAATGGTATTTAATCAAACATTTACAACGTCATCTGGTATTTCTCTTGCTATGAATGGTGAAGAATTTGAAGTACTAGCTGCTCTAAGTGGTAAAGTACTAGAAGTAAAACTAGATGCATTTACAGGCAATAAAATTGTTATTGAGCATGCAGATGGTAAGCAAACACATTATAGCTCAGTAAAAGATATTGCTGTAAAAGAAGGCGATGAAGTAACACAGGGTCAGGTATTAGGAAAAGCGACTGACAATGAGTGGAATCAAGCAGCAGGCATTCACTTACATTTCGAAGTACTTGAAAACGGAAAATATGTGAATCCGAAAAAATCACTAGCCTTTTAAAATAGGAAAAATCGGCTGCCACAATAACAGTTAAAGATATCTATGATATATATGGAACCTTACTGTTAATTGATGCAGCATAAATCATCAGCAATTTATCGAGAAAGTGTAAAACGTGTTCTGAATAGCTTTGTCCTTACATAAGGTGAAGAAATGCGCATACGTGCATCTGATGCCAAAGCCATTTTGTGAAATTGTGTGGAAAGGACGAAGAACGTGCACGAGCACATTCGGAAGCGCTGCATACGCCTCGGTGAATTATTGATTGAGACGCGTGAGACTGTGCGTGTCCTCGCGAAAATGACAGGTTATTCAAAAAGTACGGTGCACAAAGACTTAACAGAGCGATTGCCAACAATTCATGAAGGATTAGCAGAGCAGGTGAAGGAAATTCTCGCCTACCATAAGGCCGTACGTCATATTCGCGGAGGAGAGGCAACGAAAAACAAGTGGAAAGAAAGAGCGAGTCAAGAATGATTCGTTCTTTTTTTGTGGTTAAAGATAGGCTTAAAAGAATGAATGGAACAATTAAAAGATTATTTTAAACGTATTATTGTTTTCTAGAATTGTTCATATAATTTAAAGAAAACAACCACATTCACTAAATTTAGGTGAAATTACCAATAGTGTATGATAAAATATTCTAGATAAAGAGATAAAGTGAAGCTTCAATCAGTGTGGATTATCCTCATCTTACACTGATTCTTAGGTGAACGAACCGAACTATTACGGGCAGTTGATTTCCCAATTATAGGATTTACTTGACTTACGTCTGGAAGTGGGAGTCTACTGTCCGTTTATGCGGGATAAAAATGAACGTTATGTAGTGGGAACTGGCGGGAAGGAGAAATTATAGAATGTTTTCGAAAGATATTGGCATTGACTTAGGAACTGCAAATGTATTAATCCACGTTAAAGGTAAAGGAATTGTTTTAAATGAACCATCTGTAGTGGCAATTGATAAAAAAACAAATAAAGTATTAGCAGTAGGGGAAGAAGCCCGCCAAATGGTAGGGCGCACGCCAGGTAATATTACTGCAATTCGACCATTACGCGATGGTGTTATTGCAGACTTTGATGTTACTGAAGCGATGCTAAGACATTTTATCAATAAATTAAACTTAAAGGGATTCTTAACGAAACCACGTATTTTAATTTGTTGTCCAACTAATATTACTAGTGTCGAGCAAAAAGCTATCCGTGAGGCAGCAGAAAAATCTGGTGGTAAAAAAGTATATTTAGAGGAAGAGCCAAAAGTTGCTGCTATTGGAGCAGGGATGGATATTTTTCAACCGAGTGGCAATATGGTAGTGGATATTGGTGGTGGAACAACAGATATAGCAGTTCTTTCAATGGGAGATATCGTAACAAGTGAATCCATTAAAGTTGCAGGAGACGTTTTTGATAATGATATATTACAATATATTAAAAAAGAATATAAATTACTAATTGGTGAACGTACTGCTGAGGCAATAAAAATGACAATTGGTACAGTGTTTAAGGGCGGTAGAAATGATTCCATGGATATCCGTGGTCGTGACATGGTGACAGGTCTCCCACGCACAATAACGATTCAATCAGAGGAAATTGAACATGCTTTACATGAATCAGTAGCTATGATTGTTCAATCTGCAAAAAATGTTCTAGAAAAAACGCCTCCAGAGCTATCAGCTGATATAATTGATCGTGGAGTTATTATTACTGGCGGTGGTGCATTACTACATGGTATGGACCAGCTATTAATTGAAGAGTTAAAGGTACCTGTTTTCATTGCAGAGCAACCAATGGATTGTGTAGCAATTGGTACAGGCATTATGCTTGAAAATATTGATCGAGTGCCTGCATCCTTATAAAAATAAAATGAGGTGATTCCTTTGTTTAAAGGGTTCTATACAGTTGCAACGGGTATGATTGCACAACAAAGACGAACAGAATTATTAACAAATAATTTATCAAATGCGAATACACCAGGATTTAAAGCGGATCAATCAACAATTCGTTCATTCCCAGATATGCTAATGTCAAGTGTCGGAAATACGAACGCAACTGCCAAGCAACAAATGGGCTCTCAATATATGAGTCAAGTGGGAGCATTAAATACTGGGATTTATATGCAAGAAACATTGCCAAACTACATACAGGGTCAAATCTATAATACAGATTTTTCAACAGATATGGCCTTGATCGATGGATACTTACCGCAAAATGAAGAGGGCATCACTGGGGCTATTTTCTTCCGTTTAGCACATCCAGATGGTGGCGAGGCATATACACGAAATGGGAATTTTACGTTGGATGGTCAAGGCAATTTAGTCAATGCACAAGGACTGTATGTTTTATCTGATACTGGCCAACGCATCCAGCTTCCAAATGATGATTTTCGTCTAGATGAGACCGGAGCGATTTACGTCAATGATCAGCAAGTAGCACGTGTTGGCGTATCATTTGCGGCTAATCCGAACATGCTACGTAAACAGGATAATGGCTTAGTTCGAACAGAGAATGGAGAAAACTTGCCTACTGCTTATGGTGCTAACGGTGTCGCATTTACACTTCGTCAAAATTATCTTGAGCGCTCAAACGTAGATTCTGGTCGCACGATGACAGATTTAATGACAGCATATCGCGCATTTGAAGCCAATCAAAAAGTGCTACAGGCTTATGATCGAAGCATGGAAAAGGCTGTCAATGAAATCGGAAAAGTATAATATGCGAACTGGAGGCGTTAGAGAATGCTACGTACAATGATTACAGCAACAAATACAATGGGACAATTACAAAATAAATTAGATACGATTAGTAATAACATTGCTAATAGCAACACACATGGCTATAAGACAAAAGAGGCTTCTTTCAACGAGCTTCTTTATCAGCAGTTTAATAATGACAAGCAAGATCGTGCAGAGCGTCAATCTCCGCTAGGTATTCGATACGGTTCAGGTGCAATGCTTGGACAAATTCAATCAAATGAAAAGCAAGGCTCATTACAAACAACAAACCGAGATTTAGATATAGCTTTCAATAAAGCAAAACAATATTTCAATATTTTAATGCCAGATGGTGAAAATGGTACAAAAACAGTGTATACTCGTCAGGGTGACTTTTATTTATCACCATTAAATAATGGAACAGTAATGGTTGTGAATGCAGATGGGTATCCATTAGCTAATGCAACAGGACAAGCTATTACATTACCAGATAATGTGAAAAGCTTTGCTGTACGAAATGGAGGCGTCTTAGAGGCTTCCTATCCAAATGGAGATATTATCCGTACAGATTTAGCCGTGACAGAATTTCAAAAGCCACAGCTAATGGAGCACATTTCAGGCCAATACGTTGGATTGCCAGATAATCTCGCTCAACTGGGATATACGCAAGCTGAGGTCGTTACAGAATTACAGGGTGCAAATCGCCAGCAGATTGGCATGCAAAGTGGCACGTTAGAAATGTCGAATGTAAATCTTTCAAAGGAAATGACGGATTTAATTCAAACACAGCGCTCTTATCAATTCAATGCACGAGCTGTAACATTAGCTGACCAAATGCTTGGGCTTATTAATGGTATTCGCTAGTAAATCCATGATTACTGTTTAGTAGGAATGAAGAGGAGTACAATCTATGACAAACGATTCACGTCGACGTTCTGTGCCGACAAAAGAAACCGATACGCCACCAGAAGAGAAGGAACGCCGCTCAAATGGAGAGCAACGAGAGGTTCGATGGGTGCAAATACGGCTGATTCCGATTTGGCTACGCGTTGTACTTGTTCTCGTATTAGTCGTTGTTGCCGCAGTTTTAGGTGCAATATTTGGCTACAGTGTTATTGGACAAGGACAAGCTACGGATGTATTTAAAACAGAAACATGGCAGCATATATTTGATATTATGAATGGTAAAGAATAATTTTATTCTTTACCATCCTTTATGTTTACATACTTTATTAATAATTGAGGGGGAATACAAATGTTATCAGCAGAGCAAATTCAAGCAATTTTACCACATCGTTATCCTTTTTTATTTGTTGATCGTATTGTTGAATTAGAAGAGGGAAAACGTGCAGTAGGTTTAAAAAATGTATCTATCAATGAGGATTTTTTCAATGGACACTTCCCAGGCTATCCTGTAATGCCTGGTGTTTTAATCGTTGAGGCACTAGCACAAGTTGGTGGTGTTGCATTATTAAACGCGGAAGAATTCAAAGGTCGCTTAGCCTTCTTAACAGGTGTGGATAATTGCCGTTTCAAACGTCAGGTAGTACCAGGGGATCAGCTTCGACTGGAAGTAGAGTTTGTTAAACTAAGAGGTGCAATGGGCAAAGGTCATGGTATAGCAACAGTTGATGGAGAGCTGGTTTGTGAAGCAGATATTCTATTTGCTATAGGACCTGAACAGCCAAAATAGGCTTAATTTGCATTTATAGGCTAAAAGTTATAAAATAATTATGTCGAATCATGTCCTTGCTGTTAATTTTTTTAGCAGTTTATTTATGTTCTAAAATGCGATGGCGTATTAGCGATTGTAAATTGAAATACATGTAATTTTAGGTTTTTTTAAAACGTAGGAGGATTATATAGATGTATAAGGATCTGTCTTCAGGTGTTAAAATTAGCATTACGCGTTCGATTTCAACATCTTTTGAATCATACTTAGCAAGTATTGGTTGGGATGAAAAGCGTTTCTCTATGGAAGACTTCATTGCTAGCTGGCAGACTTATTTTCAAGAGAATGCCGCATGGATTGAAAAAATTCCAGCAAATGTTTTGCTGAGCACTGAATTTCATGAAGAAATGGCGCAAAAAATCGATGAAGTAATTGCGAAAATTTTAAATGAAGAGCCCACAGCTAAGCAAATCGAAACAATCGAGACATTGCAAAAAGAGCTAGGTACAAAATATACGTATGACTGTAAAGCAGAAGCAGCTTACATTGAACAATTGTTAAAAGAAAAACAAAAATAGTTTTTACGAAAATCGGATAGTTCCCTCCTTTCCCGGGCAATCTATGTAGGATCACAAATGCACTCGTTGTATTTGCTGACATAGCACCTAAGAAAGGAGGTTTTTAATATGTGGAAAATGTCATTTATAACTATTCTATTTGCTACACTATTCCTTGGAGGATGTAACTGGGGAGACAGAGCGGTTGAAAATAGACCTGTGGAGAATGCTGAAAATGATGTTCGCCGAGGCGTTGACAGAGTAGAAGATGCATTAGATCCAAATGACCGCGATGATGCTTATGATCGAGATGCGATAGGTAATGACCGTGGTACTGTAAATGAAAACCGTACAATACCTGAAGCTACAACACCTGGAACAAACGCTGATTTAAACGGTACAAATGGCTATGACAACGTACCAAATGCAAATGGCGTTGAACGAAATGACAATGTCAATGAAGAAAATATGGTTGAAGAAAAAGTAAATAGACGTTCGTAGGCGTAACAACATGAATACGCGATAATAATAAAAAGAGTGTATCCAGAAATGGAACGCTCTTTTTTTACAGTTAAAAATAACGATGCTAAAGACAGCAACGTTAATTTAATCATTTTTAAGTTTTGGACGTTCTTTCATATCATGGGAGAAGCGATCAAGTAAATTATCTAAAGAAACGCCTTCTGCTAGAAGTTCAGCTAATAATTGCTCTGCATATTTTGAACGTTTTGTTTTAAGTTTACCCTTTAAGAGCACAGAAATATGTTCTCCGATTTCTTGAACAGTATGTACAGCAACCTGAAAAGGAGCAGGTTCATTATCTGGAAATGAAATAACAGCACGCACATTAAAGACTGCAGCTTTTTCTAATAGATGTTGAAAAGTTGAACGATATTGTCTATCCATAAACAGTTCAAGAATCCATGATTGATGGCTGTTTTCCTGATTAATAATAATGCCATCGACTAAAGGAAATGTTTGTATGCCATCTTTTGTGACAAGGTCAAAGGAAAGCATTTTAAATGTTTTCATTATGTATAATCCTCCTAAGTCTGTCATCTTTATTAGTATAACACATTCAATTCGGTCATGTGATGAAGAGACCTTTGCTTTGTTTCTAGCCGATTTAAAAAAAGAAAAAACTATGAAATTTCATATTTCATGAAATAGCATTTGCTATTACAGAGCCAAAGCATTCAGCCTATAAATTAATTTAATTTTTGAAAAGGAAAACGGCTAATATAACCAATTTATGATTAAAAACAAAAGGAAATGATAAAAAACGACTTTTGCCAATTCAGTATTAGTCCTTGTAAGATGAGAACATCAAAAGCAAAGGAGGTGAATTGATGAATCAAGTCGGACTGGTTGGAAGATTAACAAAAGATCCTGTGTTACGACATTTAT
This genomic stretch from Lysinibacillus pakistanensis harbors:
- a CDS encoding flagellar hook-basal body protein; protein product: MFKGFYTVATGMIAQQRRTELLTNNLSNANTPGFKADQSTIRSFPDMLMSSVGNTNATAKQQMGSQYMSQVGALNTGIYMQETLPNYIQGQIYNTDFSTDMALIDGYLPQNEEGITGAIFFRLAHPDGGEAYTRNGNFTLDGQGNLVNAQGLYVLSDTGQRIQLPNDDFRLDETGAIYVNDQQVARVGVSFAANPNMLRKQDNGLVRTENGENLPTAYGANGVAFTLRQNYLERSNVDSGRTMTDLMTAYRAFEANQKVLQAYDRSMEKAVNEIGKV
- a CDS encoding DNA-directed RNA polymerase subunit beta, producing MTNDSRRRSVPTKETDTPPEEKERRSNGEQREVRWVQIRLIPIWLRVVLVLVLVVVAAVLGAIFGYSVIGQGQATDVFKTETWQHIFDIMNGKE
- a CDS encoding M23 family metallopeptidase, with protein sequence MREDKNSKTSQKQNEKGQLQKKPWFWPAVYAGGALMLAGMLFGYNSLVSKVEEAPLPDLAEVDPGPVVETNARAETMKYPFKEANLSKVQVLQEFYEVEANAEARENALMVFNQTFTTSSGISLAMNGEEFEVLAALSGKVLEVKLDAFTGNKIVIEHADGKQTHYSSVKDIAVKEGDEVTQGQVLGKATDNEWNQAAGIHLHFEVLENGKYVNPKKSLAF
- the fabZ gene encoding 3-hydroxyacyl-ACP dehydratase FabZ, whose translation is MLSAEQIQAILPHRYPFLFVDRIVELEEGKRAVGLKNVSINEDFFNGHFPGYPVMPGVLIVEALAQVGGVALLNAEEFKGRLAFLTGVDNCRFKRQVVPGDQLRLEVEFVKLRGAMGKGHGIATVDGELVCEADILFAIGPEQPK
- a CDS encoding sporulation transcriptional regulator SpoIIID, yielding MHEHIRKRCIRLGELLIETRETVRVLAKMTGYSKSTVHKDLTERLPTIHEGLAEQVKEILAYHKAVRHIRGGEATKNKWKERASQE
- a CDS encoding rod shape-determining protein; translation: MFSKDIGIDLGTANVLIHVKGKGIVLNEPSVVAIDKKTNKVLAVGEEARQMVGRTPGNITAIRPLRDGVIADFDVTEAMLRHFINKLNLKGFLTKPRILICCPTNITSVEQKAIREAAEKSGGKKVYLEEEPKVAAIGAGMDIFQPSGNMVVDIGGGTTDIAVLSMGDIVTSESIKVAGDVFDNDILQYIKKEYKLLIGERTAEAIKMTIGTVFKGGRNDSMDIRGRDMVTGLPRTITIQSEEIEHALHESVAMIVQSAKNVLEKTPPELSADIIDRGVIITGGGALLHGMDQLLIEELKVPVFIAEQPMDCVAIGTGIMLENIDRVPASL
- a CDS encoding YwpF family protein, whose amino-acid sequence is MKTFKMLSFDLVTKDGIQTFPLVDGIIINQENSHQSWILELFMDRQYRSTFQHLLEKAAVFNVRAVISFPDNEPAPFQVAVHTVQEIGEHISVLLKGKLKTKRSKYAEQLLAELLAEGVSLDNLLDRFSHDMKERPKLKND
- a CDS encoding flagellar hook-basal body protein; translated protein: MLRTMITATNTMGQLQNKLDTISNNIANSNTHGYKTKEASFNELLYQQFNNDKQDRAERQSPLGIRYGSGAMLGQIQSNEKQGSLQTTNRDLDIAFNKAKQYFNILMPDGENGTKTVYTRQGDFYLSPLNNGTVMVVNADGYPLANATGQAITLPDNVKSFAVRNGGVLEASYPNGDIIRTDLAVTEFQKPQLMEHISGQYVGLPDNLAQLGYTQAEVVTELQGANRQQIGMQSGTLEMSNVNLSKEMTDLIQTQRSYQFNARAVTLADQMLGLINGIR